A window of Flavobacterium flavigenum contains these coding sequences:
- a CDS encoding GAF domain-containing hybrid sensor histidine kinase/response regulator: MKNIELPIPHNEKERLAALKRYNILDSLPDHAFDDATKLVSYICGVPIAHISFIDESRQWFKSEIGIGVTEVPREISFCQYTIMESKMVEIPDTLLNERFKEDPNVTGGFKVRFYAGIPLTTPDGYNIGTLCAVDHVSKELNEDQRNALSIIAKHVINQLELSTKNIELDAQKKIAERAVLAKDSFLANMSHEIRTPLNAIIGFTDLLAQTKLDTTQRDYIDSVQIAGENLLLIINDILDLSKIESGNLTIEVQPFNLKKTLKHVYNLLKIKASSAVEFNLFVDTELPEMVIGDQGRLNQILVNLTGNALKFTEEGEVTVSVKKVNETDADYSLRFSVKDTGIGIQEEKLKTIFERFTQAEESTTRRFGGTGLGLSIVKQLVELQNSEIHVKSKEGRGSEFSFVLTYKKADYVETPIEKLMEEHLGKLKILLCEDNVLNQKLAKSVIENFGFELDIAENGEEGINLLSKNNYDLVLMDLQMPIKDGYQTTEYIRKEMKLSIPIIAMTAHSLVGEQERCYDVGMDAYVPKPFKQAMLLETIKTVLTKDAKHPPKRKIDLSFLDEMSCGNPNFKQDMIDLFIQKIPNELAQLEEAFNTNDMENVKKLTHNMRSSLDIFMLKDLSNFLSIIEQEAIMGKFTSESLDKINILHCGIIEVVKILKEL, from the coding sequence ATGAAAAATATAGAACTTCCCATACCTCACAACGAAAAAGAACGCTTAGCAGCATTAAAAAGATATAACATTCTTGATTCATTACCTGATCATGCTTTTGATGATGCCACAAAACTTGTTTCCTATATTTGTGGTGTACCTATCGCCCATATCTCCTTTATAGACGAGAGCAGACAGTGGTTTAAATCGGAAATTGGGATCGGTGTAACAGAGGTCCCTCGCGAAATTAGCTTTTGCCAGTATACCATTATGGAATCAAAAATGGTTGAAATCCCTGACACACTTTTAAACGAAAGATTTAAAGAAGACCCTAACGTTACAGGAGGTTTTAAAGTAAGGTTTTATGCTGGTATTCCGCTTACAACACCTGACGGTTATAACATAGGAACCTTATGTGCTGTAGACCATGTTTCTAAAGAACTTAATGAAGACCAGCGAAATGCGCTGTCCATTATTGCAAAACATGTAATAAATCAGTTAGAATTATCTACGAAAAACATTGAGCTGGATGCCCAGAAAAAAATTGCTGAACGTGCTGTATTAGCAAAAGATAGTTTTTTGGCTAATATGAGCCATGAAATCAGGACACCTTTAAACGCTATAATTGGTTTTACAGACCTTTTGGCGCAGACAAAATTAGATACTACCCAAAGAGATTATATTGATAGTGTGCAAATTGCAGGTGAGAACCTGCTTCTGATTATTAACGATATTCTTGATCTTTCTAAAATCGAATCAGGCAATCTGACTATTGAGGTTCAGCCATTCAATTTAAAAAAGACACTTAAACATGTCTATAATTTATTAAAAATCAAAGCATCTTCGGCTGTAGAATTCAATTTATTCGTAGATACCGAATTGCCAGAAATGGTAATAGGCGATCAGGGACGATTAAACCAAATATTGGTTAATCTTACCGGAAACGCCCTTAAGTTTACTGAAGAAGGAGAAGTGACAGTATCCGTAAAAAAGGTTAACGAGACTGATGCTGATTATTCGCTTCGGTTTTCGGTTAAAGATACCGGAATAGGAATACAAGAGGAAAAACTCAAGACTATATTTGAACGTTTTACCCAGGCTGAAGAAAGCACCACCAGAAGATTTGGCGGGACCGGACTTGGCCTTAGTATTGTGAAACAATTAGTAGAACTGCAAAACTCTGAAATCCATGTAAAAAGCAAAGAAGGCCGTGGTTCAGAATTCTCTTTTGTCCTTACTTACAAAAAAGCTGATTACGTTGAAACTCCAATTGAAAAATTAATGGAAGAACATCTGGGCAAACTGAAAATCCTTTTGTGCGAAGACAATGTCCTGAATCAGAAACTTGCAAAAAGTGTCATTGAAAATTTTGGATTTGAATTAGATATTGCCGAAAATGGCGAAGAAGGAATCAATTTGTTGTCAAAAAACAACTATGATTTAGTATTAATGGATCTCCAGATGCCTATCAAAGACGGATACCAAACAACAGAATATATCAGGAAAGAAATGAAACTGAGTATTCCTATTATAGCTATGACTGCGCATTCTCTTGTAGGGGAACAGGAACGTTGTTATGATGTAGGAATGGATGCTTATGTCCCTAAGCCTTTTAAACAGGCAATGCTTTTAGAGACTATAAAAACAGTCCTGACTAAAGATGCCAAACATCCGCCTAAGAGAAAGATCGATTTGTCTTTTTTAGATGAAATGTCTTGTGGCAATCCTAATTTTAAGCAGGATATGATAGATTTGTTTATACAAAAGATCCCTAATGAGCTGGCTCAGCTGGAAGAGGCTTTTAATACTAACGATATGGAGAATGTAAAGAAACTGACTCATAATATGAGGTCCAGTCTGGATATTTTCATGCTAAAAGATCTGTCTAATTTCTTATCCATTATTGAACAGGAAGCAATTATGGGAAAATTTACCTCTGAAAGTTTAGATAAGATAAATATTTTACATTGTGGAATTATTGAGGTAGTTAAAATTTTAAAGGAGCTATGA
- a CDS encoding winged helix-turn-helix transcriptional regulator → MSKVKVTSTNFENKKILEDECAEVYAANIIGGQWSLVICSWLLQGKMRFGEIKKSIPNITERMLTLQLRKLEQDHIINRKVYAEVPPKVEYELTEIGYELKPIIQQMEEWGKRHKYLYAK, encoded by the coding sequence ATGTCGAAAGTTAAGGTTACAAGCACAAATTTTGAAAATAAAAAAATCTTAGAAGATGAGTGTGCTGAGGTATATGCTGCCAATATAATTGGCGGCCAATGGTCACTTGTAATTTGTTCCTGGCTATTGCAAGGCAAAATGCGTTTTGGCGAAATAAAAAAGTCTATCCCCAATATAACCGAACGTATGCTAACCCTACAACTGCGGAAACTGGAACAAGATCATATCATAAACAGAAAGGTATATGCTGAGGTCCCTCCTAAAGTTGAATATGAGCTAACCGAAATTGGATATGAACTAAAACCGATAATCCAGCAAATGGAAGAATGGGGAAAAAGACACAAATATTTATATGCTAAATGA
- a CDS encoding DUF763 domain-containing protein — protein sequence MKRSGTADLPLHYGHVPVWLAERMSKLGFAIVETIAMEFSTSEVISKLSNPFWFQSFGAVMGMDWHSSGITTSVLGALKKSVNPHSKELGIYICGGKGKHSMLTPKELLFVGEKTGLDGNNLANCSKLTAKVDNTAIQDGFQLYQHNFIVDNKGQWAVIQQGMNPDSKTARRYHWHSQDLKSFINEPHTFIYGENQGSILNLTAQNAEKSREGILELSKESPTKIMKEMQHLKMPAHHDVRMENVNMKRLGAMLWATHENHPEDFEELLLLKGMGPRALQSLALVSEVIYGTPTRFQDPARFSFAHGGKDGHPFPVPVKIYDETIDTLQKAINRAKIGNSDKINAIQKLSEISRKAEESFTPNSNFDALLQKERNESYKYGGKTVFGDAKPPKKKPVNPNNQLELF from the coding sequence ATGAAACGTTCCGGAACAGCAGATCTTCCATTGCATTATGGACATGTACCCGTATGGCTTGCCGAACGTATGTCGAAACTTGGCTTCGCAATAGTTGAAACTATTGCAATGGAATTTTCTACATCAGAAGTGATCAGTAAGCTGAGTAATCCTTTCTGGTTCCAGAGTTTTGGAGCTGTTATGGGAATGGACTGGCATTCATCCGGCATTACAACTTCTGTACTTGGCGCCTTAAAAAAATCTGTAAATCCACATTCAAAAGAACTGGGCATTTATATCTGCGGTGGTAAAGGCAAACATTCTATGCTCACCCCCAAAGAACTTTTATTTGTAGGTGAAAAAACAGGGCTTGATGGCAATAACCTGGCAAATTGCAGCAAACTAACCGCAAAAGTTGACAATACGGCCATTCAGGACGGATTTCAATTGTACCAGCATAATTTTATTGTTGACAATAAAGGACAATGGGCTGTTATTCAGCAAGGGATGAATCCTGACTCTAAAACTGCAAGAAGATATCACTGGCATTCGCAAGACCTGAAGTCTTTTATCAATGAGCCGCACACTTTTATATATGGCGAAAATCAGGGATCGATTTTAAATCTTACGGCACAAAATGCTGAAAAATCAAGAGAAGGAATTTTAGAACTTTCGAAAGAATCCCCGACAAAAATCATGAAAGAAATGCAACATCTTAAAATGCCCGCACATCATGATGTCAGAATGGAAAATGTCAATATGAAAAGACTCGGAGCAATGTTATGGGCAACCCATGAGAATCATCCGGAAGATTTTGAGGAACTTTTACTTTTAAAAGGTATGGGGCCAAGAGCTCTTCAGTCATTAGCATTAGTAAGCGAAGTAATTTACGGAACCCCGACCAGATTTCAAGACCCTGCCCGATTTTCATTTGCACACGGTGGAAAAGATGGTCATCCTTTTCCTGTTCCTGTCAAAATTTATGACGAAACAATTGACACTTTACAAAAAGCAATAAACCGTGCTAAAATTGGAAACAGCGATAAAATAAATGCCATACAGAAATTATCAGAAATTTCCAGAAAGGCTGAGGAAAGTTTTACACCCAACTCTAACTTTGATGCACTGCTTCAAAAAGAGCGGAATGAATCATATAAATATGGCGGAAAAACTGTTTTCGGCGATGCTAAACCTCCTAAAAAAAAACCTGTTAATCCAAATAACCAACTGGAATTATTTTAG
- a CDS encoding glycosyltransferase family 2 protein, which produces MSFFTSETIWFLDAYILLILGYAILIMSSYLILAYLSTKALRSYLKKNSFVDYEVLLTSEFAPKLSLIAPAYNEGFTIEENVKSLLSLNYNNYEVIVVNDGSKDNSMEILVSTYDLVLTEFEVDLKIETKKVRGIYTSRNSAFKKLIVVDKENGGKADALNVGLNIAQNPYVVCIDVDCILDKDSLLKLAKPFLESHGKRIIATGGVVRIANQCVIRNGRLVEVHIPDAILPRIQVLEYLRAFLLGRMAWGRLDGLLLISGAFGAFDKEIALLSGGYDTKTVGEDMELVVRMRRYMVENKLPYSVSYIPDPLCWTEAPEDFKIFKKQRSRWMRGTIETLTIHKKMFLNPKYKLLGIVSIPYWTFFEFLAPAIEFIGLIITLLFIFFGFINWHFFLLLVLFVYTFAVFFSVIALFSEEFTYHKYPKQADFFKLLLAAFIEPLYFHPLTVYAALVGYKEKIRGTKGWGEMTRKGFTKKE; this is translated from the coding sequence ATGAGTTTTTTTACTAGTGAAACTATATGGTTTTTGGATGCTTATATACTCCTGATACTTGGATATGCCATCCTAATCATGTCATCTTATCTCATATTAGCTTATCTTTCTACAAAAGCGCTAAGGAGCTATCTTAAAAAGAACAGTTTTGTAGATTACGAAGTATTGCTTACCAGTGAGTTTGCACCAAAACTTTCCTTAATTGCCCCTGCCTATAATGAAGGGTTTACTATCGAAGAAAATGTAAAATCATTACTTTCTTTAAATTACAATAATTATGAGGTAATTGTGGTCAATGACGGCAGTAAGGACAATTCTATGGAAATCCTGGTTAGTACCTATGACCTTGTCCTGACAGAATTTGAAGTAGATTTAAAAATCGAAACCAAAAAAGTCAGAGGAATATATACTTCCAGAAATTCTGCATTTAAAAAACTGATTGTTGTCGATAAAGAAAATGGAGGTAAGGCTGATGCTCTAAACGTAGGCCTTAATATTGCACAAAATCCTTATGTTGTCTGCATCGATGTTGACTGTATCCTGGACAAAGACTCTTTATTAAAATTAGCAAAACCTTTTTTAGAATCTCATGGCAAACGTATTATTGCTACCGGCGGCGTTGTAAGAATAGCGAACCAGTGTGTTATCCGGAATGGACGCCTTGTTGAAGTACACATACCAGATGCTATTTTACCAAGAATACAGGTTTTAGAATACCTTAGGGCTTTCCTTTTAGGGAGAATGGCCTGGGGCAGACTTGACGGACTATTGCTTATCAGTGGGGCGTTTGGCGCGTTTGACAAAGAAATAGCATTACTATCAGGAGGCTATGACACCAAAACGGTAGGTGAAGACATGGAACTTGTAGTCAGAATGAGAAGATATATGGTTGAAAATAAACTACCCTATTCTGTTAGCTACATACCTGACCCGCTTTGCTGGACAGAAGCGCCAGAAGATTTCAAAATCTTCAAAAAACAACGCAGCCGATGGATGAGAGGAACAATTGAGACACTTACAATTCACAAAAAAATGTTCCTGAACCCTAAATATAAACTTCTGGGCATCGTTAGTATACCGTATTGGACATTTTTCGAATTTCTGGCTCCTGCCATAGAGTTTATAGGACTAATTATAACCTTATTATTTATATTCTTTGGTTTTATTAACTGGCATTTCTTCCTATTGTTAGTTCTTTTTGTTTATACCTTTGCTGTGTTCTTTTCAGTTATAGCGCTGTTTAGTGAAGAGTTCACTTATCATAAATATCCAAAACAAGCCGATTTTTTCAAGCTTCTGCTGGCCGCTTTCATAGAACCTTTGTACTTCCATCCGCTTACAGTATATGCTGCCTTAGTGGGTTATAAAGAAAAAATTAGGGGAACTAAGGGCTGGGGTGAGATGACAAGAAAAGGTTTTACAAAAAAAGAATAA
- a CDS encoding nuclear transport factor 2 family protein, whose amino-acid sequence MIKKASQIVVLMTVLNSYSQNENLKLKKKMDMKNTAILVKANEHVKRGEYEAYLSYLTEDTKWVFVGERTLLGKEAVRQYIKEFYLAPPIFDMERAIEEGDFVTATGNIALKNKNEEYVHYTYCDIWRFKDGKMAELKAFVIEKKSGIQ is encoded by the coding sequence ATGATAAAAAAAGCGTCACAAATAGTAGTATTGATGACAGTACTAAATAGTTATTCTCAAAATGAAAATCTAAAATTAAAAAAGAAAATGGACATGAAAAACACAGCTATATTAGTTAAGGCAAACGAACATGTAAAAAGAGGAGAATACGAAGCATACTTATCCTATCTTACTGAAGATACCAAATGGGTCTTTGTGGGGGAGAGAACCCTTTTAGGAAAAGAAGCGGTAAGACAATATATAAAAGAATTCTATCTGGCACCACCCATATTTGATATGGAAAGGGCAATAGAGGAGGGCGACTTTGTAACCGCAACAGGTAATATTGCCTTAAAAAATAAAAATGAAGAATACGTTCACTATACCTATTGTGACATCTGGCGATTTAAAGATGGGAAAATGGCGGAGTTAAAAGCATTCGTAATTGAGAAAAAATCCGGAATTCAGTAA
- a CDS encoding S9 family peptidase produces MDFKFLPQIAVLFFILPLVTCPSWGQVVQKKQLTVDDYHLWGELRSDKISSDSKWISYTMDYTNNTDTLFVRNTFTTATYHYPACDQSDFTIHNEFITLTGNQLEITNLNTGSKERIADVSQYAYSKEANRLLLLVASAHKTQSLILRHPSGGKTEEIKEVKNFSLSPDGNTVAFSVFSNNKYSVGIINLKSSTVIDWILRENDSNFDGFVWHKKGKSFAFLGQTKVDYHNTLYYYVLKNKNLHFLNVSTQPEFPEDRSIILGPSYKVTISDDLQRVFVSLKKRTKPEDVKKISPVEIWNTNDKWIYPHEQKQGKFEEQSKVFVWSVLRDTFYAVTTNDLPKLMLTGDQHYAILSNPKAYEPQFEYDGNRDFYLVNLKTNEKELLLKNHSGSSRYTIPSPSGKYISYFKDDNWWVYNIQTKSHINVTGNTNGTFSGKVYKLVTSSPYGNPGWTPDDAEILIYDQYDLWAIKPNGNSFRRLTHGRESAIQYRIADIPFKKKINLLYEGFRNDIVDLENGIILRGEGADGKTGYFKWRKKPEPKTIVYGDFYAEQLLYNKEKHTFFYTQQKFDVPPTLLYKTAASQAKPIFESNLQHYHYDWGKAELMHYKNSKKQNIKGVLLYPARYNTAKKYPMVVHIYENQSNELHLYRNPSVYLEDGFNTTNLTTQGYFVFLPDIIHEEGNPGISASDCVVSGTKQIIEKGLVNPNKIGLTGHSFGGYETAFIITQTKLFATAIAGAAVTDLNSFYLTVGWDSGKADLWRMNKEQWRIGKSPFENPIAYQLNSPVFNADKITTPLLLWTGKKDQHVDWHQSVEYYMALRRLGKINVTLFYTDEGHSLLKPSNQKDFSVRVQQWFDYYLKDESPAPWIEEAIR; encoded by the coding sequence ATGGATTTCAAATTTTTACCCCAAATCGCAGTTTTATTTTTTATTTTGCCATTAGTGACCTGTCCCTCATGGGGACAGGTGGTGCAAAAAAAACAACTGACTGTTGATGATTATCATTTGTGGGGAGAACTTCGTTCTGATAAAATATCCAGTGATTCAAAATGGATCAGTTACACGATGGATTATACAAATAATACTGATACGTTGTTTGTACGAAACACTTTTACTACTGCCACTTATCATTATCCTGCCTGCGATCAGTCGGATTTTACGATACATAATGAGTTTATTACACTTACAGGAAATCAATTAGAAATTACTAACCTCAACACTGGAAGTAAGGAGCGGATTGCTGATGTTTCTCAATATGCGTATTCTAAAGAAGCTAATAGGTTATTGCTTTTAGTAGCATCAGCACATAAGACGCAATCTTTAATACTCAGGCATCCATCGGGAGGCAAAACAGAAGAAATCAAAGAAGTCAAGAATTTTTCGTTAAGTCCTGACGGAAATACTGTAGCGTTCTCTGTTTTCTCTAACAATAAATATTCAGTTGGCATTATTAATCTTAAAAGCAGTACTGTTATTGATTGGATTTTGAGAGAAAATGATTCTAATTTTGATGGTTTTGTCTGGCATAAGAAAGGAAAGTCTTTTGCCTTTCTTGGACAAACAAAAGTTGATTACCATAATACCCTGTATTACTATGTTTTAAAAAACAAAAATCTCCATTTCCTTAATGTTTCTACACAGCCGGAATTTCCGGAAGACCGTTCCATTATTTTAGGTCCCTCCTATAAAGTGACTATATCAGACGACCTGCAAAGGGTGTTTGTTTCGCTTAAAAAGAGAACCAAGCCTGAAGATGTTAAGAAAATATCACCTGTAGAAATCTGGAATACCAATGACAAATGGATTTATCCTCATGAGCAGAAACAAGGAAAGTTTGAGGAACAGTCAAAAGTTTTTGTCTGGTCTGTGCTAAGGGATACCTTTTATGCTGTTACTACCAATGATCTACCAAAACTTATGCTAACAGGCGACCAACACTATGCTATTTTGTCAAATCCGAAAGCTTATGAGCCCCAATTTGAATATGATGGGAACAGGGATTTTTATCTTGTAAATTTAAAGACCAATGAAAAGGAATTATTATTAAAAAACCATTCCGGTTCTTCACGATACACTATTCCGTCTCCCAGCGGAAAATACATATCTTATTTTAAAGATGACAATTGGTGGGTTTATAATATTCAGACTAAATCACATATTAATGTTACTGGCAATACTAACGGGACTTTTTCTGGAAAAGTTTATAAACTGGTTACATCATCGCCCTACGGTAATCCGGGATGGACTCCTGATGATGCGGAAATTTTAATTTATGACCAATATGATTTGTGGGCTATCAAGCCTAATGGAAATTCGTTTAGACGATTAACACATGGAAGGGAATCAGCGATACAATATCGAATAGCTGATATTCCTTTTAAGAAGAAAATTAATCTTTTGTATGAAGGATTCAGAAACGATATAGTTGATTTAGAAAACGGAATTATTCTTCGAGGTGAGGGAGCAGATGGCAAGACCGGCTATTTTAAATGGAGAAAAAAACCTGAACCTAAAACTATTGTTTATGGAGATTTTTATGCTGAGCAACTGCTTTATAATAAAGAGAAACATACTTTTTTCTATACCCAACAAAAGTTTGATGTACCTCCGACACTACTGTATAAAACGGCTGCTTCACAGGCAAAACCAATTTTTGAAAGCAACCTGCAACATTATCATTATGATTGGGGCAAGGCAGAACTTATGCACTATAAAAATTCGAAAAAGCAAAATATAAAAGGTGTATTGTTATACCCTGCACGATACAATACAGCTAAAAAATATCCTATGGTAGTACACATCTATGAAAATCAGTCTAATGAACTTCATTTGTACCGAAACCCAAGTGTTTATCTGGAAGATGGTTTTAATACTACGAACCTTACCACACAGGGATATTTTGTTTTTTTGCCTGATATTATTCATGAAGAAGGAAATCCCGGCATTTCGGCGTCGGACTGTGTTGTGTCCGGTACTAAACAAATTATTGAAAAAGGATTAGTAAATCCGAATAAAATCGGGCTAACAGGACATTCGTTCGGAGGTTATGAGACTGCGTTTATCATTACGCAAACCAAGCTGTTTGCCACAGCGATTGCCGGAGCTGCAGTAACTGACCTGAACAGTTTTTATCTTACCGTAGGATGGGATAGCGGAAAAGCTGATTTGTGGCGGATGAACAAAGAACAATGGAGAATAGGCAAAAGTCCTTTTGAAAATCCTATTGCTTATCAGCTTAATTCTCCTGTTTTTAATGCTGATAAAATTACTACACCTCTGCTTTTATGGACAGGTAAAAAAGACCAGCATGTGGACTGGCACCAAAGTGTTGAATATTACATGGCATTACGCCGTCTGGGTAAAATAAATGTTACCTTATTTTATACTGACGAAGGACACAGCCTCTTAAAACCTTCGAACCAGAAGGATTTTTCAGTACGTGTACAGCAATGGTTTGATTATTATCTAAAAGATGAATCACCTGCCCCATGGATTGAAGAAGCAATACGGTAA
- a CDS encoding response regulator transcription factor: protein MKIVLAEDNEILRKSLSFFLTSKGFAVDQFSDGQEALDAIEKNTYDLILTDINMPGKSGMEITQYVRQNIHSDIPIIIFTSSGVEQTELDSFDIGANEFMGKPISPAVLLIRIKKLLNIRL, encoded by the coding sequence ATGAAAATAGTTTTAGCTGAAGATAACGAAATCTTACGCAAATCATTATCTTTTTTTTTAACCTCTAAAGGATTTGCGGTTGACCAGTTCTCTGATGGTCAGGAGGCACTAGATGCTATTGAAAAGAATACTTATGATCTCATCCTGACAGATATTAATATGCCAGGCAAAAGCGGAATGGAAATTACACAATATGTCAGACAAAATATCCATTCAGACATTCCAATAATTATATTTACTTCATCAGGCGTTGAACAAACAGAACTAGACTCTTTTGACATAGGCGCAAATGAATTTATGGGCAAACCTATTAGCCCAGCTGTACTCTTAATACGAATTAAGAAATTACTGAATATCCGTTTGTAA
- a CDS encoding MauE/DoxX family redox-associated membrane protein, whose translation MESKGSLKSVVIEIICYLYILLFVYAAVSKLLDFENFQVQLGQSPLLSAFAVWVAWLVPLIELVIAAALIIPKFRNVGLFGTLALMTMFSFYIYIILHYSSFIPCSCGGILEKMTWNIHLVFNIVFVLLSVMAIILNRQKAKTSNRCYNTAKQIAGTTLISISVVVILFLSSENIMHRKNPFIRRYPQHPITLDKTIDLKFNSFYFAGNENNRIFLGNYTNPLQVVSWDSGLKNKRISKITFNPKKIPFKMVKIAVRGQYFYLNDGHVPAVFIGNIKDWKINSELKGSPRFSLVEPIDSTTIIFRSNHGKNAAHVLGRFSTQQSPKIKYNSNLLQKQVDGIFDTDGIMLYDEKLGKIIYLYYYRNQYIVVNNRLLLDYRGNTIDTITKAKIKVAYLTDKNQRTMSAPPLVVNAHAATYGNLLFVHSKVKGRFENDKLWEQASIIDVYDINKKSYLLSFALYERPDKKLQSFIVTATHLYAIVGNDLMSYKLTARIKNEMKTVQGKFPDS comes from the coding sequence ATGGAGTCAAAAGGAAGTCTTAAAAGTGTTGTGATAGAAATAATCTGTTATCTGTATATCCTGTTATTCGTCTACGCGGCAGTCAGCAAGCTATTAGATTTTGAAAACTTTCAGGTACAGTTGGGGCAGTCACCTTTATTGAGTGCATTTGCAGTATGGGTGGCATGGCTTGTACCTCTTATCGAATTAGTAATTGCAGCAGCGTTGATTATCCCAAAGTTTAGGAACGTTGGTCTTTTTGGGACATTGGCACTAATGACCATGTTCAGCTTTTATATATACATCATACTTCACTATAGTTCATTTATTCCGTGCTCATGCGGGGGAATATTAGAAAAAATGACATGGAATATACATCTTGTTTTTAATATAGTATTTGTCCTTTTGTCTGTTATGGCCATCATTTTGAACAGGCAGAAAGCCAAAACATCCAATCGATGTTACAATACAGCAAAACAGATTGCCGGCACGACACTGATTAGCATTTCAGTTGTGGTTATATTGTTTCTTTCATCAGAAAATATAATGCACCGTAAGAACCCTTTTATCCGGCGTTATCCACAGCATCCTATTACACTCGATAAGACGATAGATTTAAAATTCAATTCATTTTATTTCGCTGGTAATGAAAATAACAGAATATTTCTGGGCAATTACACAAATCCATTACAGGTGGTGTCATGGGATTCAGGTTTAAAAAATAAGAGAATCAGTAAAATAACTTTTAATCCAAAAAAGATTCCCTTTAAAATGGTGAAAATTGCGGTAAGAGGGCAATATTTCTACTTGAATGACGGACATGTCCCAGCTGTATTTATAGGGAATATAAAAGATTGGAAAATAAATAGCGAACTTAAAGGAAGTCCCAGATTTTCACTTGTAGAGCCAATTGATAGTACCACAATAATATTTAGATCGAATCATGGAAAAAATGCAGCGCATGTTTTGGGAAGATTTTCTACACAGCAATCACCTAAAATCAAATACAATAGTAACCTTTTACAAAAACAGGTTGATGGCATTTTTGATACAGATGGTATAATGCTGTATGATGAAAAATTAGGTAAAATTATATATCTCTATTATTACCGAAATCAATATATAGTAGTTAATAACAGATTGTTGCTTGATTATAGAGGTAATACAATTGATACAATTACAAAAGCAAAAATTAAAGTAGCGTACCTTACAGATAAAAATCAACGTACAATGTCTGCTCCTCCTTTAGTAGTCAATGCTCATGCAGCCACTTATGGAAATCTGCTTTTTGTACATTCAAAAGTAAAAGGTCGTTTTGAAAATGATAAGTTATGGGAGCAGGCATCTATTATTGATGTTTACGATATAAATAAAAAAAGTTATCTCTTAAGTTTTGCTTTATATGAAAGACCAGATAAAAAGTTGCAGTCATTCATTGTTACAGCAACACATTTATACGCTATAGTCGGAAATGATTTAATGTCATATAAATTAACCGCAAGGATAAAAAATGAAATGAAAACAGTTCAGGGAAAATTTCCGGACAGTTAA